In one window of Methanosarcina vacuolata Z-761 DNA:
- a CDS encoding methyltransferase domain-containing protein, with protein sequence MLDELISTYNRTNYDFRNYAFPGDKLSDLFNEWIDYYRMKYAIAKMIRPTSILEIGVRYGYSAITFLKASENATYLGIDNDSETFGENKGEGNWAKRITQNYKAEFLLANSQSMTTLPGDFYDLIHIDDHQDGDGIFHDLKLALEKSKWILVDGYFKSDEHLLSATYFLNKYKDFIEFAVTIPSYAGELLIKTKSSAKHMFVDGLSKENSNLEDIIDSYKRYKGREFEDSRLISISCLANPNKDMNILEVGCGRGEISYTLSKSGAHVTGIDDSSSAIKTAKAKYLANTSMKNLEFIQDNFLNHKFNKKYDRIIATDLIERVPKDKLELVILKIAELLKEDGLFITYIYPNKLYYQYTYEEKRKIAKSIGLYIPENPRTFYEDLRHINEQTPQSLFLNLNKYFSHILTWVNDSQDLAGSLTHSFSSEEYNNARTILAVSSFEDLDRDRIVQLLSPRKLDRNGVNIEALSEKDSINTFSNKKFKLHITLKNNGKERLVSLPPCPVNISYHWLKTDGTYEVFDGLRTEILPALNPNEQRDLQVDIVAPQEHGEYKLQIDLVQEGCFWLQEITNKPLLNISAKVEQNPDECRSEESKVNTFEIKDDEINVEEIMEKIRENIRERKEKDDPKNIEEVEHVFSEASSNVRCPQESEVINSDYDIRNDNYSISSHRPFFGTFLTKGRKLVHGEIRRYVDPVFQKQSQLNYNLAGVLSDAKETADSCSNKVEKLKLEIEQLEDENKLLKSKVEQLSSETEKLKSEVVGSIKKEVESIVSTVNLDLENKAWLNRVLESKIQKGLGNQETDTSGKANTQTNAPGKTNAQINSSGRTNAQNNSFGKANAQNNSSGKANTQITASGNTNTPVTASVNTDPQLNYYVFEERFRGSRENILQHHKNFIGYFENCTNVLDIGCGRGEFLELAKQQNINARGIDVDEDMINFCKSKGLNVELKDAIKALEEIKDKSLDGIFISQVVEHLNPRYLVNMLNLCNKKMKYGFYIILETVNPLSLFSFANFYVDLSHVKPVHPETLKFLVSTAGFRDIETKFSSPIPPDMKLKKLPSLEDTDQNKSMIEISNQNIDMINEALYGAQDYAIIGKK encoded by the coding sequence ATGCTGGATGAGTTAATCTCTACTTATAACCGTACTAACTACGATTTCAGGAATTATGCATTTCCTGGGGATAAATTATCAGATCTATTCAATGAGTGGATTGATTATTATCGCATGAAATATGCAATTGCAAAAATGATCCGTCCAACGTCTATACTGGAAATCGGGGTCCGGTACGGTTATAGTGCGATAACTTTTCTTAAGGCTTCAGAAAATGCAACTTATTTGGGGATAGACAACGATTCGGAAACTTTTGGAGAAAACAAAGGGGAAGGTAACTGGGCCAAAAGAATCACACAAAATTACAAGGCAGAATTTTTGCTGGCCAATAGTCAGTCAATGACTACATTACCTGGAGATTTCTATGACCTTATTCATATTGATGATCATCAGGACGGAGACGGTATATTCCATGATTTAAAACTTGCACTGGAAAAAAGTAAATGGATTCTTGTTGACGGTTATTTCAAATCTGATGAACATTTATTGAGTGCAACGTATTTTCTAAATAAATATAAAGACTTTATCGAATTTGCTGTAACAATACCTTCCTATGCAGGTGAACTGCTGATTAAAACCAAAAGCTCGGCTAAGCATATGTTTGTAGACGGCCTGAGCAAGGAAAATTCAAATTTAGAAGATATTATTGACTCTTATAAAAGGTATAAGGGTAGAGAATTTGAAGATTCTCGTTTAATTTCCATATCCTGTCTTGCTAATCCGAATAAAGACATGAATATACTGGAGGTGGGTTGTGGTCGAGGGGAGATCTCCTATACCTTATCAAAATCCGGAGCTCATGTGACCGGAATTGACGATTCTTCTTCAGCGATTAAGACAGCTAAAGCCAAATATTTAGCCAATACCTCGATGAAGAATCTGGAATTTATTCAAGACAATTTTTTAAATCATAAGTTTAATAAAAAATATGATAGAATTATTGCAACAGATCTGATTGAGCGCGTTCCAAAAGATAAACTTGAATTAGTTATTCTAAAAATCGCAGAACTCCTTAAAGAAGACGGTTTATTTATTACGTACATTTATCCCAATAAGTTGTACTACCAATATACTTACGAGGAAAAGCGAAAAATCGCAAAGTCAATCGGACTTTATATTCCTGAAAATCCCAGGACGTTTTATGAAGATCTGAGACATATCAATGAGCAAACTCCTCAAAGCCTGTTCCTTAATTTAAATAAATATTTTTCACATATACTTACATGGGTAAACGATTCTCAAGATTTAGCAGGCTCGCTCACTCACTCTTTTAGTTCGGAAGAGTACAATAATGCCAGAACTATCCTTGCTGTAAGCTCTTTTGAAGATCTAGACAGGGACAGGATTGTTCAATTATTATCTCCCAGAAAACTTGACCGCAATGGAGTAAATATAGAAGCTCTGTCGGAAAAAGATTCAATTAATACTTTTTCAAATAAAAAATTCAAGTTGCATATAACTCTTAAGAATAACGGAAAAGAGCGGCTTGTATCTCTACCTCCTTGTCCTGTGAATATCTCGTATCACTGGCTGAAAACTGACGGTACATATGAAGTTTTTGACGGACTCAGGACTGAAATACTGCCTGCTTTAAATCCTAATGAACAGCGGGATCTTCAAGTAGATATCGTCGCTCCTCAAGAGCATGGGGAATATAAGTTGCAAATTGACCTCGTGCAAGAAGGCTGTTTCTGGCTTCAGGAAATTACTAATAAGCCTTTACTTAACATTAGTGCAAAAGTTGAGCAAAACCCGGATGAATGCAGGTCAGAGGAATCAAAAGTGAATACGTTCGAGATTAAAGACGATGAAATAAATGTTGAAGAGATTATGGAAAAAATTCGTGAGAACATAAGGGAAAGAAAAGAAAAAGACGATCCAAAAAATATCGAAGAAGTAGAACATGTATTTTCAGAGGCCTCCTCAAATGTAAGATGTCCCCAGGAATCCGAAGTAATTAATTCGGATTATGATATTCGTAACGACAACTATTCTATCAGTTCTCATCGTCCATTTTTTGGCACATTTTTGACAAAAGGTCGAAAATTAGTGCACGGAGAAATCAGACGTTATGTCGATCCCGTATTCCAGAAGCAAAGCCAACTTAATTATAACCTTGCCGGAGTTCTCAGTGATGCAAAGGAAACAGCAGACTCCTGCTCTAATAAAGTAGAAAAGTTAAAATTAGAAATTGAACAACTTGAGGACGAAAACAAACTACTAAAATCCAAGGTTGAGCAATTAAGTAGTGAAACTGAAAAGTTAAAATCTGAAGTTGTCGGCAGTATAAAGAAAGAAGTCGAATCTATAGTTTCTACTGTTAATCTGGACCTTGAAAACAAAGCCTGGCTTAACAGAGTACTTGAGTCCAAAATACAGAAAGGACTCGGAAACCAGGAAACAGATACCTCTGGAAAGGCTAACACCCAGACAAATGCCCCTGGAAAGACTAATGCCCAGATTAATTCTTCTGGAAGAACTAATGCCCAGAATAATTCCTTCGGAAAGGCTAACGCTCAGAATAATTCATCCGGAAAGGCTAACACCCAGATTACTGCCTCTGGAAACACTAATACTCCGGTTACTGCCTCTGTAAACACTGACCCTCAGCTTAACTATTATGTGTTTGAAGAAAGGTTCCGCGGTTCGAGAGAAAATATTTTGCAGCATCATAAAAACTTTATAGGCTATTTTGAGAATTGCACCAATGTGCTTGATATTGGGTGTGGACGGGGAGAGTTTCTGGAACTGGCAAAACAGCAAAACATCAATGCTAGAGGAATTGATGTCGATGAGGATATGATAAACTTCTGTAAATCTAAGGGTCTAAATGTCGAACTAAAAGATGCCATAAAAGCTCTTGAAGAAATCAAGGATAAAAGCCTCGATGGAATTTTCATAAGTCAGGTGGTTGAACACCTCAATCCCAGGTATCTTGTTAATATGTTGAACCTTTGCAATAAAAAAATGAAATACGGTTTTTACATAATTCTCGAGACCGTTAACCCTCTCTCC